A single window of Hyphomicrobiales bacterium DNA harbors:
- a CDS encoding HTH gntR-type domain-containing protein — protein sequence MHDVNGNDAGSSSRGDQAYEGLKTRILRHEFLMGAVLKEDEVASWFGGSRIPARDALRRLEQEGLVERVGRRYAVRTYTYPEILVTYRLRAALEHLSVELAVANRKAGGLDRVAHILELQRASLQTISRGEFSDLDTAFHLSIAAMSELDMLQHELSLILNRARLIRTNELAIDAGPEGAYRDHCRIFAAVQRGDADTAKAELDYHFSTTVRLHAISAAPGATQGSAK from the coding sequence ATGCACGATGTGAATGGGAACGATGCAGGTAGCTCCTCCCGTGGCGACCAGGCCTATGAGGGTTTGAAGACCAGGATCCTGCGGCACGAGTTCCTGATGGGGGCGGTGCTTAAGGAGGACGAGGTCGCGTCCTGGTTCGGCGGCAGCCGCATTCCGGCGCGCGATGCCCTGCGGCGGCTGGAGCAGGAGGGCTTGGTCGAGCGGGTGGGGCGTCGCTATGCCGTGCGGACCTATACCTACCCGGAGATCCTGGTGACATACCGCCTGCGGGCAGCGCTCGAACATCTCTCGGTGGAACTCGCGGTTGCCAATCGAAAAGCCGGGGGGCTCGACCGTGTCGCCCATATTCTCGAGCTGCAACGTGCGTCGCTGCAGACCATCAGCCGCGGTGAATTCAGCGATCTGGATACGGCCTTTCACCTGTCGATCGCTGCGATGAGTGAGCTGGATATGCTGCAGCACGAATTGTCGCTCATTCTCAATCGCGCCCGTCTGATCCGCACCAACGAACTGGCCATCGATGCCGGGCCCGAAGGGGCGTATCGCGATCACTGCAGGATTTTTGCCGCCGTCCAGCGCGGAGATGCCGACACTGCAAAGGCCGAGCTCGACTATCACTTCTCCACAACGGTTCGTCTGCACGCGATTTCTGCCGCGCCGGGCGCTACCCAGGGTTCAGCCAAATGA